CGACGTCCTGGTGTTCGTCTACGTCCACCTTCTCGAACTCGACGCCCTCCCAGTCGGCTTCGAGTTCCTCGATGATGGGGTCTTGGGTCTTGCAGGGGCCACACCAATCCGCGTAGAAGTCCTTGAGGGTCACAGTCATGTTGCTCTGGACGGAACTATCTTCGCCGCGCGCATAAGGGTTTCCCACCAGTCTCGACTTGCCGGATTTCCGAAAAGCTGCTCCGAAAGGTTTAGGCGAGGAGCGAACAGAGACACGACTATGAGCAAGAACGACGGCGGACTGATGTCCAGCGCAGGACTCGTTCGCTACTTCGACGCGGAGGACCGAAACGCCATCCGTATCGACCCCAAGACGGTCGTCGCGTTCGGCGTCCTCTTCGGCGTGATGATTCTGGTGCTGAACGTGGTCGGCCTCTGAGTTCGGCCACTACAACTACTTGGACGGCTCTCGTAGCCTGTCCGACCATGCGCTGGTTCTCCGAGAGCGACGCCGATAGTCCGCGCGAAGATGCCGCGACCAGTTCCCACGGTACGACTGCTCTCGAACCACCACCGTCTTCGTCCGCTCGTCTCGCCCGAATCGTCGAAGGCGCGAAAGGTGGCTTCGTCGCCACGCTCGTGATGACTGGCTATCGACTGCCTATCTCCCACGCACTCCCACCGACCGCGCTGTTCTGGTCGAAGTTCGTTGCTGGCGGCGACCCGAACGACCACCCGATTCCGGGCCTCGTCCTGCACCTCCTCTACGGCACGGTAGCAGGAGCGGCGTTCGGCGCGACGGCACCGGAACGCCACGCGAGGGAGGTCACAGAAAGCGAACTCGCGGGGTTGTTCTGGGGGACGCTCTACGGTCTCGCACTCTCGGCAGTCGGCGAGCGCGTCCTGTTGAACGAACTGCTCGACCTGACGCTCGACTCGGACGAACGCCTCGTCTTCCACGTCGGCCACTTGATTTACGGCTTGACACTCGGCACGTGGCTCGGCTCTCGCACGGGCGACGAGCGGTAGAAAGTATATCAGTAGTCCGCTCGACTTCCCCCACATGTCAAACGCTGACGAGGAACTTCCCGGTCCCCACTCCCGCGAGACCCTCCGCGCTGTCGTCGCCGACGCTGACACACTCCCCGACGCCGACCTTCTCGACGTAACCGAGGCCGAGAGCGGCAAGAACACTGTCTACTTTCTCACCGTGGAAACGGCTACAGACCAGCACGAACCTGACGCCGACCAGCACGAACTCGTTCTGAAAATCGGCGACCACCACTTCCCCGAGGGCTGTCGCGCCGAGTCGGTCCTCCTCGGACAGGTCGCCGAGCGAACGGACGTTCCCGTGCCGGAGGTCCTCGGCAATGGCGAACTCGGTTCGAGGGACTCCGACACGGATGATTCCGACGCGGCCCCCTACTTCCTCGCCGAGCGCGTGCCCGGCGAGAACTACGAGTTCGCCCCGACCCGCCTCTCGCCGGAGTCGTTCGAACGCGTCTGCGTCGAGGCCGGACGCAATCTCGGCGAACTCCACGCGGCGTTTCCCGCCGACGCGTTCGGGATGCTCGGCGTCGAAGCAGGTGCCGAGGAGATGGCGTTCGTCCGGGAGTTCGCCGACTGGCCGACTCACTTCGAGACGTGGCTCGCGCACAACGCCGAGCGACTCGAAGAAACCAGATTCGCTGACCTCGCGCCAGCAATCGCGGAGCGCGCGGAAGCGCTGGCCGACGACCTCCGCGAACTGGGACCGTTCGAGCCAGTACTTACGCACAACGACTACCGACTCGGGAACGTGCTGTTGGACGGAGAGAGCGGCCGTTCACAGATTACGAACGCAGTGGTAGACTGGGCGACGCCCGTCGCAACGACCGCAGAGAGCGAACTCGCAATCACCGACGCAATTCTCATCGACTGGCCGGAGTTCGACGCCGAGCGCCAGCAGACGCTCCGGGAACGGCTCTACGACGGCTACCGAGAGACGAACGGCGACGCGCTGGAGCGCGACGGCGACTTCGAGGCTCGCCGCCGACTCTACGAGTTCGGCGCGCGCCTGCGACTGATGGTGAATCTGGAAGCAGAGATGGCCGGACGTTCGGAGCGAGAAATCGAGGCCCGCGCGGCCGAACACCGCGAGGTACTCCGGGACGAGTACCATGTCTCGTAACGAGTACCACGTCGCGTAGCCAGAGAGACCCTGTCTGCATCGAGACGGACCCTTTTTTGCTGTCCCAGTCTAACCTCAGCGTATGACTCTGAAAGCTGGCGTCATCGCCGTACAGGGCGATGTCAGCGAACACGCCGACGCGATTCGGCGGGCGGCCGAGTCCCACGGCCGGGACGTCGAAGTCGTCGAAATCCGCACGTCGGGGACGGTGCCGGAGTGTGACCTCCTGCTCATGCCCGGCGGCGAATCGACCGCTATCTCGCGCCTGCTCGACTCGGAGGGCATCGCCGAGGAAATCGTCGCGCACGTCGAAGCCGGAAAGCCCGTCCTCGCGACCTGTGCGGGTCTCATCGTCGCCGCCACGGACGCTGGCGACGAGCGCGTGAACAACCTCTCTTTGGCCGACGTGACCGTCGAACGCAACGCCTTCGGCCGCCAGAAAGACAGTTTCGAGGCACCACTCGACGTGACCGGTCTCGACGAACCGTTTCCCGCGGTGTTCATCCGCGCGCCGCTCATCGCCGAGGTGGGCGAGGACGTGGAGGTACTGGCCGACTGGGACGGCCGCCCGGTCGCAGTTCGGGACGGCCCGGTCGTCGGCACGTCGTTC
The sequence above is a segment of the Halorussus halophilus genome. Coding sequences within it:
- the trxA gene encoding thioredoxin: MGNPYARGEDSSVQSNMTVTLKDFYADWCGPCKTQDPIIEELEADWEGVEFEKVDVDEHQDVANEYQVRSIPTIVVENDDGVVERFVGVTQRDELEDALQEAGA
- a CDS encoding preprotein translocase subunit Sec61beta, which gives rise to MSKNDGGLMSSAGLVRYFDAEDRNAIRIDPKTVVAFGVLFGVMILVLNVVGL
- a CDS encoding phosphotransferase family protein, translating into MSNADEELPGPHSRETLRAVVADADTLPDADLLDVTEAESGKNTVYFLTVETATDQHEPDADQHELVLKIGDHHFPEGCRAESVLLGQVAERTDVPVPEVLGNGELGSRDSDTDDSDAAPYFLAERVPGENYEFAPTRLSPESFERVCVEAGRNLGELHAAFPADAFGMLGVEAGAEEMAFVREFADWPTHFETWLAHNAERLEETRFADLAPAIAERAEALADDLRELGPFEPVLTHNDYRLGNVLLDGESGRSQITNAVVDWATPVATTAESELAITDAILIDWPEFDAERQQTLRERLYDGYRETNGDALERDGDFEARRRLYEFGARLRLMVNLEAEMAGRSEREIEARAAEHREVLRDEYHVS
- the pdxT gene encoding pyridoxal 5'-phosphate synthase glutaminase subunit PdxT — encoded protein: MTLKAGVIAVQGDVSEHADAIRRAAESHGRDVEVVEIRTSGTVPECDLLLMPGGESTAISRLLDSEGIAEEIVAHVEAGKPVLATCAGLIVAATDAGDERVNNLSLADVTVERNAFGRQKDSFEAPLDVTGLDEPFPAVFIRAPLIAEVGEDVEVLADWDGRPVAVRDGPVVGTSFHPELTDDSRIHWLAFFDVLEEVAEGKSGADANAEQAPQ